Proteins from one Cryptomeria japonica chromosome 4, Sugi_1.0, whole genome shotgun sequence genomic window:
- the LOC131047664 gene encoding flavanone 3-dioxygenase 2: protein MAKQLLAREEILRDERSCCKSSVMFSDSNRSLQIPKAYIRPPTERPKFNEVASLDNISVLDLAHLDGPKRPLVIDGVRSACRQDGFFQVINHGVSDEVINRLLEVAKEFFTMPIEKREKFYSEDPSSVIRLSTSFNVEKEEVYNWREFLRHHCYPLEKYVDTWPLDPPAYREAVGKYCIEVRALALRLLAAISESLGLEPDFLEKALGQQAQHMAINYYPRCPNPELTFGLPAHSDPNALTILLQGDVSGLQIFKNGQWCTVQPLRNAFVVNIGDQLQVLSNGIYKSAIHRALVNAAEARISVPTFYCPSPDALIAPVPSLVTSDQPAQYRKFTYEEYYQKFWSKTLEGNTCLNFFAVDSKNVCLPTQDNNL, encoded by the exons ATGGCAAAGCAGTTGTTAGCACGAGAGGAGATTTTGAGGGACGAGAGAAGTTGTTGTAAAAGTTCTGTCATGTTTTCTGATAGCAATCGTTCTCTTCAAATTCCGAAGGCTTATATCAGACCTCCGACAGAGAGGCCGAAATTTAACGAAGTGGCTTCCTTAGATAATATTTCAGTACTTGACTTAGCTCATCTGGATGGCCCCAAAAGGCCTTTGGTCATTGATGGAGTTCGATCTGCTTGTCGGCAAGATGGTTTTTTTCAG GTTATTAACCACGGAGTCTCCGACGAAGTCATCAACCGACTGCTGGAAGTTGCAAAAGAATTTTTCACCATGCCCATTGAGAAGAGAGAGAAGTTCTATTCTGAAGATCCTTCTAGTGTTATTCGCTTGTCAACTAGCTTTAACGTTGAGAAAGAGGAAGTCTACAATTGGAGGGAATTCTTGAGGCACCATTGCTATCCTTTAGAAAAATATGTGGACACCTGGCCATTGGACCCCCCTGCTTACAG GGAAGCTGTTGGAAAATATTGCATAGAGGTAAGAGCCCTCGCTCTACGCTTGCTAGCTGCCATTTCTGAGAGCCTCGGACTGGAACCAGATTTTCTTGAGAAAGCTCTTGGACAACAGGCTCAACATATGGCTATCAACTATTATCCTCGCTGCCCAAATCCTGAGCTCACATTTGGATTACCAGCTCATTCAGATCCCAATgctctcacaattcttcttcaagGAGATGTCTCGGGCCTTCAAATTTTCAAGAACGGACAATGGTGTACTGTGCAGCCCCTACGTAACGCCTTCGTTGTCAATATTGGAGACCAATTGCAG GTTTTGAGCAATGGAATATACAAAAGTGCAATTCATCGTGCATTAGTGAATGCAGCTGAAGCACGCATCTCAGTTCCTACGTTTTACTGCCCTTCTCCTGACGCACTGATTGCTCCTGTTCCATCGTTAGTCACGAGTGATCAACCTGCCCAATATAGAAAGTTTACATATGAGGAATACTATCAGAAGTTCTGGAGTAAAACTCTGGAAGGAAATACGTGCTTAAATTTCTTTGCTGTTGATTCTAAAAATGTATGTCTACCGACACAAGACAACAACTTGTGA